One Rhizoctonia solani chromosome 3, complete sequence genomic region harbors:
- a CDS encoding Retrotransposable element Tf2 protein, producing MDHRNLEYWMQARTFNCRHARWRIFLSNFNFEIHYCLGKQSGKLDALSRRSDYKDIAQGPEIMLPLEMFANMGMSEEELEIVMGIHAKLKEDPSLELIIQFLTEDADNAPPSIRKAYWDYNWEEDLLWYQGKLVVPDNKAMKEKLLREFHNSPLAGHPGQQRTLKLLSCNYWWPGMKSSAKEWVDCCPTCQANWRAHAPVIALKPLEVPPFPFHTISYNFITGFPKLQGFDTILVVIDSFSKFGHFIPTTKKLLAKGLAELFISHIWKLHGLPVKTILDRGTTSTGKFLRALYQCLGVKPAFLLAYHPESNRQTERVNQFIEFYLRLYVAADHLDWATWLPLAEYAYNNAKHAATGRTPFELVYGRNPVMNLSNIPANVPEANHVADTLGCEWKEAESALQMTKEKMARTKGVIPEFSIGEKVWPDAENVEIWSNSNKLDPKRLGPFKITKKISSHVYHLELPETLKIHNVFYIGLLSKSHKSPSQPFPDQPPPETIEGEEEYKVEQIIDSKRQKGKWFYLIKWKGYGPEDNSWEPEELLEHSQEEIQCFNQARLKKACDAAKSL from the coding sequence ATGGACCACAgaaacttggaatattggatgcaggccagGACTTTCAATTGTAGGCATGCAagatggcgtattttcctaagcaacttcaattttgaaatccactattgcctggggaaacagtcaggaaaacTGGATGCCCTATCAAGGAGATCAGACTACAAAGACATAGCTCAGGGTCCAGAAATAATGCTACCCCTGGAAATGTTTGCCAACATGGGAAtgtcagaagaggaacttgaaATTGTGATGGGAATCCACGCCAAATTAAAGGAAGACCCATCACTGGAACTCATTATCCAGTTCCTTACAGAAGACGCAGACAATGCCCCCCCTTCAATCAGAAAAGCCTACTGGGACTAcaactgggaggaagacttACTTTGGTACCAAGGAAAACTGGTAGTCCCTGACAATAAGGCCATGAAAGAGAAGCTCCTTagagaattccacaactcacccctggcaggacacccaggtcaacagAGAACCCTCAAACTCCTAAGttgcaactactggtggccaggcatgaagtCATCTGCCAAGGAGTGGGTGGACTGTTGCcccacctgccaagccaactgGAGAGCCCATGCACCAGTAATTGCTCTGAAGCCCTTGGAAGTTCCCCCATTTCCCTTCCACACAATCTCCTACAATTttatcacaggattccccaAGTTGCAAGGATTTGATACAATTCTGGTAGTCAtagactccttctccaaatttggccacttcatcccaacaaCTAAGAAATTGTTGGCCAAGGGCCTAGCAGAATTATTTATCTCACACATCTGGAAACTGCATGGATTACCAGTAAAAACAATTTTGGACAGAGGGACTACGtccacagggaaattcctcaGGGCACTGTATCAATGCCTTGGGGTCAAGCCAGCCTTCTTGTTGGCCTACCATCCAGAATCCAACAGACAAACAGAGAGGGTCAAtcaattcattgagttctacctcaggtTGTATGTAGCAGCAGATCATTTGGACTGGGCCACTTGGCTACCACTAGCagaatatgcatacaataaCGCCAAGCATGCTGCCACAGGGAGAACTCCATTTGAACTAGTCTATGGAAGGAACCCAGTCATGAACCTGTCCAACATCCCAgcaaatgtcccagaagccaaCCATGTGGCTGATACCCTTGGCTGTgaatggaaggaggcagAATCCGCCCTACAaatgacaaaggaaaaaATGGCAAGAACCAAAGGCGTAATCCCAGAATTTTCTATTGGAGAAAAAGTATGGCCAGACGCTGAAAATGTTGAAATTTGGtcaaactccaacaagctaGACCCCAAGCGCCTAGGGCCGTTCAAAAtcaccaagaaaatctccagtcaTGTGTACCACCTGGAACTCCCtgaaaccctgaaaatccacaatgtcttctacatAGGATTACTTTCCAAAAGCCACAAGTCACCAAGCCAGCCATTTCCAGAccaaccccctcctgaaacaatagaaggggaagaagaatacaaggtggaacaaatcattgactcaaaaaggcagaagggaaaatggttctacctgatcaaatggaaaggatatggcccagaagacaactcatgggaaccagaagaactcctggaacacagccaagaagaaATTCAATGCTTCAACCAGGCTAGACttaaaaaggcttgtgacgccgccaagagcctttaa